In the genome of Xenopus laevis strain J_2021 chromosome 1S, Xenopus_laevis_v10.1, whole genome shotgun sequence, one region contains:
- the LOC121398968 gene encoding protein kinase C, brain isozyme-like → MDLKRKRSSGPEEDFSGKIRHCEKTLNAEEERCIKKRSRSPEEYSADGREEKRNRVDAKTPPPLSITNYRLVKQLGKGNFGKVMLASYAIKDQLVAVKIMQKKTGKEFKYVRREAQVLQLGKECPFLCQAFTTFQTQVQNSKCNL, encoded by the exons ATGGATTTGAAGAGGAAGAGAAGCAGTGGTCCAGAGGAGGATTTCTCTG GAAAAATAAGGCACTGCGAGAAGACATTAAATGCAGAAGAAGAACGGTGTATAAAGAAGAGATCAAGAAGCCCGGAGGAGTACTCAGCTG atggaagagaagagaaaaggaatAGAGTGGATGCAAAAACACCACCGCCACTCAGTATTACAAACTACAGACTCGTGAAACAGCTGGGGAAAGGCAACTTCGGCAAA GTGATGTTAGCCTCGTATGCCATAAAGGACCAACTTGTGGCAGTCAAAATCATGCAGAAGAAAACTGGGAAGGAATTCAAATACGTCAGAAGAGAAGCCCAGGTTCTACAGTTAGGCAAAGAATGCCCATTTCTATGCCAGGCATTTACAACCTTTCAAACTCAGGTACAGAatagtaaatgtaatttatag